The genomic region GGTGGCCTTCCGGGCGCGAGCTCCATCACGTCATCGACGATTCGCTTCAGGCGGTCCACATTGGCCGCCACCATGCTGGTCAGCTTGCGTTGCTGGGCATCGTCCGCGTCTTCGGCCATCAGTGCATTGGCCTGTGCGATGGCGGCCAGCGGATTGCGGATCTCATGGGCGATGCCGGCCGACACCCGGCCCATGGCCGCGAGTTTCTCCTGGCGGCTGCGCGCCAGGACGGTGCGGTGGTCCTCGATGAAGAGAACGCAAAGATCTTCGCCGGCCTGGCTCTCGCGCGAGCGCGTGAAGCGCATGCGCAGCCGCAGCCCGCGCTGCGATTCAGGTCCGAAGCGCAGCACGATGTCGCGCCCCTCCTCCGGCCAGCTGCCTTCAAGGAAGGCCTGCTCCACCGAGCGCACCAGACCGTCCCAGGCTCCTACACCACGCAATTGAAATGGCGCCGTGCGTGCCGGCTGCCGCTCTCCCAACAAGGCCCGAGCCGATGGATTGGCGGCACGGACGCGGCCGCGCCGGTCCACCACCAGCACGCCCTCCTGCATCTCGTCTATCACCAGGCGGCTGAGCTGGGCCTGCTGACGCGCCAGTTCCAGGCTGCCGCGCGCAGCACGCTCCTCGCGCGCCAGGCGGCTCGCAAGCTCGCTGGCCAGCAGGCCGATCACGAACAGGCCTATGCCGGTCATGCCGGCCTGGGTCAGCCGCAGGTCGGGCTCGAGGCCAAATACATAATTCCAGCCGGCCGTGCCCAGCATCAGCAGGGCGGCGATGGCCGCGGTCGCCAGGGTAAGCAGTCGAGGCGTCAACACGCCGGCCATCAGCACTGGCATCACGAACAGGGCGCCGTAGTTGACGCTGGCCTGATGGTCCGTGGCATGCAGCAGGCCGAACAGCAGCAGGTCGAAACCAATGCTGGCCAGCCATTGCGGGCTGTTCAGCCGTGACAGCGTCTGGGCCGAGGCACTGCGCTGTACCCGTGGCAACAGCCAAAGCGCCGTGGCCTCAAAGGCATAGAAGCTGCAGACCAGCAAGGCCCAGCGCGGCGCCGTGGCACCAATCGCGGTGGCCAGCAACAGCGTGGCGACCAAGGCCAGGCCAAGTGCCATGCGCGCGCCCAGGAAGGCGCGGTAAAGCCTCAGGAAGGCGCTGCCACCGGCATTGACCAAGCGCCGCGGCTGCTGAACGAAGAACTGGGCATCCTCCCCTACCGTGCTGCTGCGTGGCAGGGCTTCATCCAGCGCGCCGGCTTCGCTGTCGCCCAGGCCCGGCCCGAACCATGAGGGGCGCGAATCTTCGCCCGCGCCCGGCAGGTCGCCGACCCGGGCGTTATTCGCCGCCATGGGCAGCCTCGTAGGCCGCACGATGGGCCGCGCTGCAGAACACCCCCCCGCGCCCCGGCATCGCTTCCGCCTCGGGCAGGTGCAGGCCGCATTGGGCGCAGGACACCATGTTCTTGGGGCTGGCCGGCTGGGGTGGCGGCGCTGGAGGCTGTACCGGGCCGGCGCGCCGCTTGGCGCCCAGCTTCCAGAACACCAGGGCCACCAGGGCGAGCAGGAGCAGGAACTTGAACATCGTCGGATTGAAGAACTTCGCTGCCTTCTTGATCAGCCGCCCGCCGAGCGCTGCAGCAGCACCTCGAGCACGAAACGCGATCCGGCATAGGCCAGGAGCAACAGGGCTGCACCGAAATACAGCCAGCGTGTCGCGCGACGGCCGCGCCAGCCCAGCACTTGGCGGCCGGTCAACAGGCCGGTCAGCACCAGCCAGCCGAGCACGGACAGCAGGGTCTTGTGGTCCCAGCGCCAATGCGGCGTGAACCACCACCCCAGCAGGATGGCCAGCGACAGCACGGCAACTCCGGCGGCCACGAACTGGAAGGTCAGGCGCTCCAGACGCAGCAGCGGCATGCCG from Pelomonas sp. SE-A7 harbors:
- a CDS encoding PP0621 family protein — translated: MFKFLLLLALVALVFWKLGAKRRAGPVQPPAPPPQPASPKNMVSCAQCGLHLPEAEAMPGRGGVFCSAAHRAAYEAAHGGE
- a CDS encoding ATP-binding protein, which produces MAANNARVGDLPGAGEDSRPSWFGPGLGDSEAGALDEALPRSSTVGEDAQFFVQQPRRLVNAGGSAFLRLYRAFLGARMALGLALVATLLLATAIGATAPRWALLVCSFYAFEATALWLLPRVQRSASAQTLSRLNSPQWLASIGFDLLLFGLLHATDHQASVNYGALFVMPVLMAGVLTPRLLTLATAAIAALLMLGTAGWNYVFGLEPDLRLTQAGMTGIGLFVIGLLASELASRLAREERAARGSLELARQQAQLSRLVIDEMQEGVLVVDRRGRVRAANPSARALLGERQPARTAPFQLRGVGAWDGLVRSVEQAFLEGSWPEEGRDIVLRFGPESQRGLRLRMRFTRSRESQAGEDLCVLFIEDHRTVLARSRQEKLAAMGRVSAGIAHEIRNPLAAIAQANALMAEDADDAQQRKLTSMVAANVDRLKRIVDDVMELAPGRPPQAVPLDLARLLPDICADWARTNGLGHEVGGLLRLELPSSSCWAQFEPEHLRRVVINLLDNGLRHAPRQAAALRVSLRSGNDGAVVLSVFNLGAPIAPEVERHLFEPFFSTRSRGSGLGLYICRELCERYGARIDYRRHDGDAKSAGNEFLLSLNRSISASTAVTA